The Pyricularia oryzae 70-15 chromosome 5, whole genome shotgun sequence genome includes a region encoding these proteins:
- a CDS encoding kynureninase, with protein MAATQKSLCAIPADPIEFPADANTLDYARSEDAKCPIRHMREHFIFPTRASLKKKALDGRLPAYPPNHAKPGETATAQNGTSNTNDDNVTPAVYFCGNSLGLQPKATRDHINAQLETWASIGVHGHFTSWDNSPLKSWQDMAADCAAQSASVVGASPDEIAIMNTLTANLHFMMASFYRPTEKRHKIISEWKPFPSDTYAIASQIQWHGFDTATSLVELHPDENYYISTEKILATIDEHAESTALLLLPGIQYWSGQLFDMPLITAHARAKGIVVGWDLAHAVGNVPLSLHDWDVDFAIWCTYKYLNAGPGAIAGAFVHERHGKVDSDGFKLRLSGWYGNNKATRFNMAKDFDPTPGAQGWVVSNPSGIDLASLGAALSVYNLTTPADLRKKSLWLTAYAEHLLNGILKDEAASSAGDGKKPAFRIITPSNKNERGAQLSVLLREGLLDVVGEKMEAAGVVCDRRKPDVMRVAPVPMYNSYEDVWRCVDALRKAVMS; from the exons ATGGCTGCTACCCAAAAAAGCCTCTGTGCCATTCCGGCAGACCCCATCGAGTTCCCCGCCGATGCCAACACCCTGGATTACGCCCGTTCCGAGGATGCCAAATGCCCGATACGGCATATGCGCGAGCACTTTATTTTCCCCACCCGTGCGTCGCTGAAGAAGAAGGCTCTTGATGGGCGCCTGCCAG CATACCCACCTAACCATGCCAAACCTGGAGAGACAGCCACAGCCCAAAACGGCACCTCCAACACCAACGACGACAATGTCACACCTGCCGTCTACTTTTGTGGCAACTCGCTCGGCCTGCAGCCCAAGGCCACCAGAGATCACATCAATGCCCAGCTAGAGACGTGGGCGTCCATCGGCGTCCATGGCCACTTTACCTCGTGGGACAACTCGCCGCTCAAATCCTGGCAGGACATGGCCGCTGATTGTGCCGCACAGTCGGCATCTGTTGTCGGCGCCAGCCCAGACGAGATCGCCATTATGAACACCCTGACTGCCAATCTGCATTTTATGATGGCCTCCTTCTACCGTCCCACTGAGAAGCGTCACAAGATCATTTCAGAGTGGAAGCCTTTTCCCAGCGACACT TACGCCATTGCCTCCCAGATCCAATGGCATGGTTTCGACACAGCCACCTCCCTGGTTGAGCTTCACCCAGATGAGAACTACTACATCTCGACTGAAAAGATCCTCGCCACCATCGATGAGCACGCCGAAAGTACAGCCCTCCTGCTCCTGCCCGGGATCCAGTACTGGAGCGGCCAGCTCTTCGATATGCCCCTGATCACAGCCCACGCCCGCGCAAAGGGCATCGTGGTCGGGTGGGACCTTGCCCACGCCGTCGGCAATGTGCCTCTGAGCCTGCACGATTGGGACGTCGACTTTGCCATCTGGTGCACTTACAAGTACCTCAACGCCGGGCCCGGTGCCATCGCCGGCGCCTTTGTCCACGAGAGGCATGGAAAGGTCGACAGCGATGGCTTCAAGCTGCGATTGTCGGGCTGGTACGGCAACAACAAGGCCACACGTTTCAACATGGCCAAGGACTTTGACCCCACCCCTGGCGCCCAGGGTTGGGTCGTGAGCAACCCCTCGGGCATCGATCTCGCTAGCTTGGGCGCCGCCCTATCAGTCTATAACCTGACCACCCCGGCCGACCTGAGGAAAAAGTCGCTGTGGCTGACAGCTTACGCAGAGCACCTGCTCAACGGCATCCTCAAGGACGAGGCTGCATCTTCCGCGGGTGATGGGAAGAAGCCCGCATTCAGAATCATCACCCCTTCCAACAAAAACGAGCGCGGCGCTCAGCTTAGCGTGCTCCTTCGGGAAGGGTTATTGGACGTTGTGGGTGAAAAGATGGAGGCTGCCGGTGTTGTGTGCGACAGGCGCAAGCCCGACGTGATGCGCGTGGCGCCGGTACCCATGTACAACTCGTATGAGGACGTGTGGAGGTGCGTTGATGCACTTAGGAAGGCCGTCATGTCATGA